A single region of the Roseofilum capinflatum BLCC-M114 genome encodes:
- a CDS encoding NACHT domain-containing protein: MTFGDRQQTRIRQKLLLKVRHDVQANLSQSLHHQVLTSLSTEPNPLGARRPGDIQVKLSGAPTTQLDPNTSPFNLFDQTGGVWVVLGHIGSGKTTTLLELADEAIARAQTYSHQPIPLLFDLSQWQKYSLNTWLIGQCGLNYQLPRKLAKKWLSQGQILILLDNLDTLSFDRQNQTLQAIKELQSNTEQPLNLILASRIDSYKRSPTRLKLQGAVWLKPLNLPQIKDYLFQARSRELWHNLREDKALMGLAKTPLFLNLMTLADEEILIHAWARISDSEQQYRYLFNAYIRRLLGQESSDLNRKWYRSQQQPKPEETKHWLIALAKWMQKENRTSFAISDVNTGYFQTLEQNRDYQVGVGSATALLFGIVCGGIAALVEGLGLGLMMGLILGAVLAAIGILSFSLRLLPKFMLRYRLYRENLMPWDFQRFLNYCSSKGLLQKIGDRYQFPHQLIQEHFAQIEELKW; encoded by the coding sequence ATGACTTTTGGCGATCGCCAGCAGACTCGGATTCGACAGAAGCTCCTTCTCAAGGTACGCCATGATGTTCAGGCGAATTTGAGTCAGTCTTTACATCATCAGGTACTCACGTCCTTAAGCACTGAACCGAACCCGTTAGGCGCGAGACGGCCGGGGGATATTCAGGTGAAACTCAGTGGTGCGCCTACTACCCAATTAGACCCAAATACCAGTCCGTTTAATCTGTTCGATCAAACGGGGGGCGTTTGGGTGGTGCTGGGTCATATCGGTAGTGGCAAAACTACCACCCTCTTAGAATTGGCAGATGAGGCGATCGCCCGGGCCCAAACCTATAGCCATCAACCCATTCCCCTGCTCTTTGATTTGTCCCAATGGCAGAAATACAGCTTAAACACCTGGCTTATTGGGCAATGTGGTCTCAACTATCAATTACCCCGTAAGCTTGCTAAAAAATGGTTATCTCAAGGACAAATTCTGATTCTCTTAGATAATCTAGATACCCTATCTTTTGATCGTCAAAATCAAACCCTACAAGCGATCAAAGAACTGCAAAGCAATACTGAACAGCCCTTAAACTTGATTTTGGCATCAAGAATTGATTCCTATAAGCGCTCTCCAACTCGGCTCAAACTTCAGGGAGCGGTTTGGTTAAAACCTTTAAATCTACCCCAAATCAAAGACTATTTATTCCAAGCGAGAAGTCGGGAGCTGTGGCATAACTTGCGCGAAGATAAAGCTTTGATGGGGTTAGCCAAAACTCCTTTGTTTCTGAATTTAATGACCCTAGCTGATGAAGAGATTTTAATTCATGCTTGGGCAAGAATTTCGGATTCAGAGCAACAATATCGCTATCTTTTTAATGCCTATATCCGTCGTCTTTTAGGTCAAGAAAGTTCCGATCTGAACCGAAAATGGTATCGATCTCAGCAACAACCGAAACCAGAGGAAACGAAACATTGGTTAATTGCTTTGGCGAAATGGATGCAAAAGGAGAATCGTACCAGTTTTGCGATCTCGGATGTGAATACGGGTTATTTTCAAACCCTGGAACAGAACCGGGATTATCAAGTGGGAGTGGGTAGCGCTACGGCTTTGTTATTTGGGATCGTCTGCGGGGGAATTGCGGCTTTAGTGGAAGGATTGGGATTGGGGTTGATGATGGGGTTAATTCTGGGTGCGGTTTTGGCGGCGATCGGGATTTTAAGTTTTAGTTTGCGGTTGTTACCAAAATTTATGTTGCGCTATCGACTCTATCGCGAGAATCTGATGCCTTGGGATTTTCAGCGCTTTCTGAATTATTGTAGTAGTAAGGGGTTGCTCCAGAAAATCGGCGATCGCTATCAATTTCCCCATCAACTGATTCAGGAACATTTCGCCCAAATAGAAGAATTGAAGTGGTAA
- a CDS encoding photosystem II S4 domain protein, with the protein MLPKADLLKGVEHREEMAQILDRAERAIKTWEVVTTDFLSPAVLAECETVFKGLTEVNLVAWGGYPQAERKRLGIAREEIPLEPENVEIAVLEIAGNFLFDTATHRDFLGAMLGTGIVREKTGDVIVLGERGAQVIVVPELVEFLEMNLNQVRSVPVKTQPIDRGELKVREPKRKEMTTVEASMRLDAIASAGFRLSRSKMVQMIETKDVRVNWKEVTQASYTVKPGDLIAIRGKGRLEVGDVAITKKERYRVQMVRWV; encoded by the coding sequence ATGCTACCCAAAGCCGATTTACTCAAAGGCGTTGAACATCGAGAAGAAATGGCCCAAATTTTAGATCGGGCAGAACGAGCGATCAAAACTTGGGAAGTAGTCACAACCGATTTTTTATCGCCTGCGGTTTTAGCCGAATGTGAAACGGTGTTTAAGGGCTTAACAGAAGTAAATTTAGTGGCTTGGGGGGGATATCCGCAAGCGGAACGAAAACGGCTAGGAATTGCGCGGGAAGAGATTCCTTTAGAGCCAGAAAATGTAGAAATTGCCGTGTTGGAAATCGCGGGTAATTTTCTGTTTGACACAGCAACCCATCGAGATTTTTTAGGGGCGATGTTAGGCACGGGAATTGTACGGGAAAAAACAGGAGATGTGATCGTTTTAGGGGAACGGGGAGCGCAGGTAATTGTGGTTCCAGAATTGGTAGAATTTCTAGAGATGAATTTAAATCAGGTGCGCTCGGTTCCAGTGAAAACCCAACCCATTGATAGGGGTGAGCTAAAAGTGAGAGAACCGAAGCGCAAAGAAATGACGACAGTGGAAGCATCGATGCGTTTGGATGCGATCGCCTCAGCCGGGTTTCGCCTCTCCCGTAGTAAAATGGTGCAAATGATTGAAACGAAGGATGTGCGGGTGAACTGGAAAGAGGTTACCCAAGCCAGTTATACGGTAAAACCAGGAGATTTAATCGCCATTCGTGGAAAAGGGCGCTTAGAAGTGGGAGATGTCGCCATAACCAAAAAAGAGCGCTATCGGGTGCAGATGGTTCGATGGGTTTAG
- a CDS encoding SPFH domain-containing protein, translating into MEVFLYQWFLFLFFALSGTSLVASMKVVNQGDQALVEHLGKYNGKKLEPGLTFLVPFFEQVAYQETLREQPLDMKPLVCLTSEHITVTLDMVVYWQILDLEKSCYKVKNLRQAVIDLIEINIRTELATIELNDLFTARDQLNEILVQKLDVATEPWGIKITRVQLRQFQIGDQLHHHALKPLPVPNVSANPSLQSTYNNS; encoded by the coding sequence ATGGAAGTGTTCTTATATCAATGGTTCTTGTTCTTATTCTTTGCCTTAAGTGGAACCTCCCTAGTTGCGAGTATGAAAGTCGTCAACCAGGGCGATCAAGCCCTAGTTGAACACCTTGGTAAATATAATGGCAAAAAACTAGAACCTGGTCTGACATTCTTAGTGCCCTTTTTTGAACAGGTTGCTTATCAAGAAACCCTGCGCGAACAACCCTTAGATATGAAACCTTTAGTCTGTTTGACCAGCGAACACATTACTGTCACCCTAGATATGGTCGTTTATTGGCAAATTCTCGATCTGGAAAAATCCTGCTACAAAGTCAAAAACTTGCGTCAAGCAGTGATTGATTTAATCGAGATCAATATTCGCACAGAACTAGCAACCATTGAACTCAACGATCTATTTACTGCACGAGATCAACTCAATGAAATTCTGGTGCAAAAATTAGATGTAGCCACAGAACCTTGGGGCATTAAAATCACCAGAGTACAACTGCGGCAATTTCAAATTGGAGACCAGTTACACCATCATGCTCTAAAACCTTTACCTGTACCAAACGTATCTGCCAATCCTTCTCTTCAGTCCACCTATAACAATTCTTAA